Sequence from the candidate division WOR-3 bacterium genome:
CCTGAAACCAGACCTTATCCCGATCAGATTGCGCCTTAATGCCATACCGCTCTTCAATCTCAAGAACCGCCCTCTGGTTATCAACCGTGGAAAGAAAAACCTGGTCCCCCTTCATCTGTGCCTTGAGATTTCCCGGGGTGTCCAGGGCAATTATCTTGCCGTGGTCAATTATCGCTATCCGGTCGCAATACTCCGCCTCATCCATATAATGGGTGGTGAGGAAAAGGGTCATCTTGTGCTCCTGGCGCAACTCCAAAAGCCTTTCCCAGATGCGGTTTCTGGTCTGGGGGTCAAGACCGAGCGTGGGCTCGTCAAGGAAAAGGACCCTCGGTGTATGCAAAAGGGCGCGGGCAATCTCCAGCCGGCGCTTCATCCCGCCAGAAAAGTTGCGGACGATGGTATCTGCCCGTGAAGAGAGTTCCATCCACTCCAGTGCCCGCTCAATCCGCCCTTTGAGTTCGGTCTTTGGCACCTTGTAAATTAGGGCGTGAAACCGCAGATTCTCCCTTGCGGTCAAACGGTCATCAAGTGAAGGGTCCTGAAAGATGATACCGATTGCCCGGCGCACCCGATTCTCCTCCTTTATGATATCGCACCCAGCCACCTTTGCCCTTCCTGAACTGGGTTTTGTCAGGGTGCAGAGCATCCTCACGGTTGTGGTCTTGCCCGCGCCATTCGGACCCAAAAACCCGAAAATCTCGCCGTTCTCAACCGAAAATGATATATGGTCGACCGCAACAAACCCCTTAAAATCCTTGGTCAGGTCTAAAGCCTCAATTACCGGTGCCGTATTTCACCCCTGCTATTAATCCCTTGCCGTATCAATCTGCGCCTTCTGCAGAGCGCCGGAATAGTCAACATAGACCGTCTTCAGTTCCGAGAAGATTTCATATGCGGTCCAGCCACCCTCCCGATGACCGTTGCCGGTCTCCTTCACACCACCAAAGGGCAGATGGCACTCCGCGCCGATTGTGGGCGCATTAACATAGGTTATTCCCGCCTCAATCCTCTCAATCGCCCTCATCGCCAGATTCACATCCCGGGTATAGATTGATGATGAAAGACCATAGGAGGTGCTGTTAAGGACCGCTATCGCCTCATCAAAATTTTTGACCTTGATAACCGAGAGCACTGGACCGAATATCTCCTCCTGGGCGATGCGCATATCAGGTTTCACATCACCAAAAACTGTGGGTGCATAGAAATAGCCCTTGTCATAATCGCCACCTTTTAAAGGCTCGCCACCGCAGAGCAGTCTTGCCCCTTCCTTTTTGCCCATCTCAACATAACCGTGAACCGTTTTTCGCTGACCTTCACTCACCAGTGGTCCCATCTCCACCTTCTCATCCAAACCGTTGCCAACAACAATTTTCTTTGCCCGCTCAACCACCATCTCCAAAAACTTGTCATAGATGCCATCCTCAAGAATCAGCCTTGATGTGGCAGTGCAGCGCTGTCCGGTAGTGCCAAATGCACCCCAGATAACCCCTTCAAGAGCCAGGTTGAGGTCAGCATCAGCGAGCACAATCTGTCCGTTCTTGCCCCCGAGTTCAAGTGAACAACGCTTCAGTTGCCTGCCACAAACCTCGGCAATCCTCTTGCCCACCGCAGATGAGCCGGTAAAGGAGATTCCACACACATCAGGATGGTTCAGGAGCGCCTCACCAACAACCCCACCCTCACCATAAACAACATTCACCACCCCTGGAGGAAGACCCGCCTCAGCGAGACACGAGACAAACTCATGCACCGATGCCGGGGTCAGGGTAGCGGGCTTGATTACCACGGTATTGCCGCAGATCAGGGCAGGGAAAATCTTCCAGGAGGGTATCGCCATCGGAAAGTTCCAGGGGCAGATCATCCCCCACACACCCATCGGCTGCCTGGTAACAAAGGCAACCTTGTTTGGGAGTTCGCTCGGCACAAACTTACCCCAGAGCCGGCGGCTCTCACCAGCGGCATAAAGACCGGTGTCAATCGCCTCCTGGACATCACCCCTGGTTTCTTTAAGAACCTTACCCATCTCCCTGGTCATCAGCCGCGCCAGTTCCTCCTTACGCCTTATTATAATCTCGGTTGCCTTGCGAACAATCTCCCCGCGCTGGGGAACAGGAACCGAGCGCCACTTGGGATATGCCGCCTTTGCCGCCTTAACCGCCTCATTAACATCCTCAGGACCGGAAAGCGGGAAAGTCCCAATCAAGTCATCGGTGTCTGCCGGGTTTCTGTTCTCATAGGTCTTACCCGATTTTGCCGGAATATAGTTGCCATTGATAAAGTTCAAAAACTCCTTACTCATCTATCCTCCTTTGGTTTTATTAATGCCAAAACCTTCTCTACCGAGTTTGCCTGAATTATACCATCAATCTCCCAGGTCTTAAGCCCAATAATCATTTTACCCATCTTCAATGCAAACCCAATCTCAGAAAGGGTGCCATAAGAGCCGCCAATCGCCACCAATACATCCGCTGTTCTGATAATTATGAGATTCCTTGCCTCGCCCAGACCGGTGGCAATGGCGATGTCAACATAAGGGTTTGCCTCAGCCTTTTCCTGACCGGGAAGAATCCCAATTGTCAGCCCTCCCTTTTCCTTTGCACCCTGACAGGCGGCGCTCATCACCCCACCCAATCCACCGCAAACCAAAACCGCCCCCATCTCCGCAATACCCCTTCCCACTGCCCTTGCCAGTGCCATTATCTCGGCATCACCCTCACCCGCACCGATGACGCCCACAAACATTCTATTTCTTGACAAAAAGTTCAATCCGCTCAAACCGGTTGACATCAATCAGACCCTGGTCGGTTATCTTCAACTCCGGTATCACCGGCAGGGCAAGGAAGGAAAGGGTAATAAAAGGGTTCTCAAGCCTTGAACCCCAGATGTGCGCCTTTTCCAAGAGTTTTTTCAGGCTTGATACAATCTCCTCTGCCGGCTTATCAGACAAGAGACCGGCAATCGGCAACGCAACACCTGCCACCTTTTTGCCATCGGCAACCGCAACATAACCACCACCCATCCGCTCAAGCGCCCTTGCGGCAAAGAGCATATCCCTATCATTGGTGCCGACAATAACCATATTGTGGGAGTCGTGGGCAACCGTTGTTCCCAACGCCCCCTTTTTCAACCCAAATCCGGCAACCAGACCCTTGCCCATCCTGCCTGTTCCTTTATGCCTCTCTATCACCACCACCTTCAAAAGGTCCCGCTCGGTATCAGCGACAACATAGCCATTTGCTACCGTTGGCTTCTGGATGTGCCTCTCAGTGACAATCTGTCCCGGAACAACCCTGATAACATTGCACATCTCCCCTTCCGCCTTAATCGCAAAATCCCTCAGGCTCATCTTTTTTATTCGCACCGTATTCATCACCCTCTTATCCTTCACCACCGGCAGTTTCACCAACACCCTGCCATCTTTGGCAACCAGCCTGCCCTCCTTGAAGACCATCCTTACCCGAAAACCGCTCAAATCCTCAAGCACAACCAAATCAGCAAGAAACCCCGGTGCCACTGCACCCCTTTTTTCAAACCGGAAATATTCAGCCGGGTTGAGTGTCACCATCTGAATCGCCGATACCGGGTTTAAGCCCTTGGCAACCGCCTGGCGCAGAACCGCATCAAGGTGCCCCTCCAGGAGCAGATCCTGGGGGTGGATGTCATCAGAAACCAGACAGCAGCGCCTCATTGAGAAGTAGTTCACCATCCGCAAAAGCGCATCAAGGTTGTGCGCTGCCGAGCCCTCGCGGATAAAAACCATCATCCCTGCCCGCATCTTGTCCCGCGCCTCCTTGGGTTCAACACACTCATGGTCAGAGCCAATTCCCGCACCCGCATAAGCCTGCAGAAGCAGACCGCTCAAACCCGGTGAATGCCCATCAATCACCCTGCCCGCCCTTTTCGCCACCGCCAACTTCCTCAGCACCTCCTCATCACCAAAGCAGACACCAGGGTAGTTCATCACCTCGGCAAGACCGATAACGCGGCGGTGCTTAAACAGCCGCTCAATCTCCTGAGCAGCAATTTTGGCACCAGAACTCTCCATCTTGGTTGCGGGCACACAGGATGGTGCCATCACAAAAACATCAAACGGCATACCTTCACTTGCCTTGAGGATATACTCAACACCTTTTATACCCAAAACATTGGCAATCTCATGCGGGTCGCAGACAACCGCGGTTGTGCCGTGAACAAGGCAGAGCCTCGCAA
This genomic interval carries:
- a CDS encoding ATP-binding cassette domain-containing protein; translated protein: MEALDLTKDFKGFVAVDHISFSVENGEIFGFLGPNGAGKTTTVRMLCTLTKPSSGRAKVAGCDIIKEENRVRRAIGIIFQDPSLDDRLTARENLRFHALIYKVPKTELKGRIERALEWMELSSRADTIVRNFSGGMKRRLEIARALLHTPRVLFLDEPTLGLDPQTRNRIWERLLELRQEHKMTLFLTTHYMDEAEYCDRIAIIDHGKIIALDTPGNLKAQMKGDQVFLSTVDNQRAVLEIEERYGIKAQSDRDKVWFQVPDGALFVPKLVRELTVAVLSVSVRQPTLDDVFLKLTGREIRDEEASGQEKLKGTLRRMGRAWR
- a CDS encoding aldehyde dehydrogenase family protein, which translates into the protein MSKEFLNFINGNYIPAKSGKTYENRNPADTDDLIGTFPLSGPEDVNEAVKAAKAAYPKWRSVPVPQRGEIVRKATEIIIRRKEELARLMTREMGKVLKETRGDVQEAIDTGLYAAGESRRLWGKFVPSELPNKVAFVTRQPMGVWGMICPWNFPMAIPSWKIFPALICGNTVVIKPATLTPASVHEFVSCLAEAGLPPGVVNVVYGEGGVVGEALLNHPDVCGISFTGSSAVGKRIAEVCGRQLKRCSLELGGKNGQIVLADADLNLALEGVIWGAFGTTGQRCTATSRLILEDGIYDKFLEMVVERAKKIVVGNGLDEKVEMGPLVSEGQRKTVHGYVEMGKKEGARLLCGGEPLKGGDYDKGYFYAPTVFGDVKPDMRIAQEEIFGPVLSVIKVKNFDEAIAVLNSTSYGLSSSIYTRDVNLAMRAIERIEAGITYVNAPTIGAECHLPFGGVKETGNGHREGGWTAYEIFSELKTVYVDYSGALQKAQIDTARD
- a CDS encoding TIGR00725 family protein, which codes for MSRNRMFVGVIGAGEGDAEIMALARAVGRGIAEMGAVLVCGGLGGVMSAACQGAKEKGGLTIGILPGQEKAEANPYVDIAIATGLGEARNLIIIRTADVLVAIGGSYGTLSEIGFALKMGKMIIGLKTWEIDGIIQANSVEKVLALIKPKEDR
- the ade gene encoding adenine deaminase produces the protein MKRGSTGFKEWQEFLKVARGEAEADLVLRGGEVVEVFTGEVRRADVAIKQGRIAGVGEGYNRAKAFIDISGLFVAPGFIDGHIHIESSLLSLSEFARLCLVHGTTAVVCDPHEIANVLGIKGVEYILKASEGMPFDVFVMAPSCVPATKMESSGAKIAAQEIERLFKHRRVIGLAEVMNYPGVCFGDEEVLRKLAVAKRAGRVIDGHSPGLSGLLLQAYAGAGIGSDHECVEPKEARDKMRAGMMVFIREGSAAHNLDALLRMVNYFSMRRCCLVSDDIHPQDLLLEGHLDAVLRQAVAKGLNPVSAIQMVTLNPAEYFRFEKRGAVAPGFLADLVVLEDLSGFRVRMVFKEGRLVAKDGRVLVKLPVVKDKRVMNTVRIKKMSLRDFAIKAEGEMCNVIRVVPGQIVTERHIQKPTVANGYVVADTERDLLKVVVIERHKGTGRMGKGLVAGFGLKKGALGTTVAHDSHNMVIVGTNDRDMLFAARALERMGGGYVAVADGKKVAGVALPIAGLLSDKPAEEIVSSLKKLLEKAHIWGSRLENPFITLSFLALPVIPELKITDQGLIDVNRFERIELFVKK